In the Limanda limanda chromosome 1, fLimLim1.1, whole genome shotgun sequence genome, one interval contains:
- the nefla gene encoding neurofilament light polypeptide, with translation MSSIGYDPYYPTSSYRRWYVEAPPRVATRGRTHSVYSSHASPVSSSRLQYSSPGRGLLSSSSMGSSLELELSQASQVSSDFRTVRTQERGQLQELNDRFAGFIDRVRDLEQQNRALESELLLLRQRHSEPSRLRALYEQEARSLRAAMDEARAEQQAVLSQRERLEQTLSALQGRYEEEVLAREEAEGRLMETRREADQAALAKAELEKSIETLLQELAFLKRIHEGEVAELQSQVQLGVQVAVESEAAAPDLSGALRDIRSQYERLAARNMQAAEEWFRGKVGSLSETVAQHSNAVKSSKDEAGEYRRQLQARLLEIDACRGLNGSLERQLHEMEEKQSAEITSMQDTIGHLEGELRGTKQEMGRYLKDYQDLLNVKMALDIEIAAYRKLLEGEESRFSGGGAGGVSSYYGHSLSVPSYSRPLLSSMSSGPSYLMTSRLLSSSFSTSEGIISASHAKQAEASPPGEEEEEEEEATEEEVKEEEEAEEEDKGEEGGEEKDEEKEEGGEEEGDQKKEDEEEATEVEDEAKGDKEGGEEEEVTDAAEEEGETNNKEDGEESEVKEEAQEEEKANGAEDKEQDAKEEKEEKEEKEEKEEKEEKEEKSDAKKEEKAAAPKTDDKAEVKKEKVAEEKSTKEKK, from the exons ATGAGTAGCATCGGATATGACCCCTACTATCCCACCTCGTCGTATAGACGCTGGTATGTCGAGGCGCCCCCTCGTGTGGCGACCAGAGGGAGAACCCACTCCGTCTACAGCTCCCATGCCTCCCCGGTGTCCTCCTCCCGTCTGCAGTACTCCTCTCCCGGCCGGgggctgctctcctcctcctcaatggGATCGtccctggagctggagctcagccaGGCGTCCCAGGTCAGCTCTGATTTTCGTACCGTGCGCACCCAAGAGCGCGGCCAGCTGCAGGAGCTCAACGACCGCTTTGCCGGCTTCATTGACCGAGTGCGTGACCTGGAGCAGCAGAATCGTGCTCTGgagtcagagctgctgctgctgaggcagaGGCACTCTGAGCCGTCCCGCCTGAGAGCACTGTACGAGCAGGAGGCCCGCTCCCTGAGAGCAGCTATGGATGAGGCCAGGGCAGAGCAGCAGGCTGTCCTGAGCCAGAGAGAGCGACTGGAGCAAACCCTGAGCGCCCTGCAGGGTCGATATGAAGAGGAAGTTCTGGCTCGTGAAGAGGCCGAGGGCAGGCTGATGGAGACCCGACGTGAGGCCGACCAGGCTGCTTTAGCCAAGGCTGAACTGGAGAAGAGCATCGAAACTCTTCTGCAGGAGCTGGCCTTCCTCAAGAGAATTCATGAAGGTGAGGTGGCCGAGCTGCAGTCCCAAGTCCAGCTGGGCGTCCAGGTGGCCGTCGAGTCTGAGGCCGCCGCTCCAGATCTCTCCGGGGCTCTCCGGGATATTAGGTCCCAGTACGAGAGGCTGGCGGCCAGGAACATGCAGGCAGCCGAGGAGTGGTTCAGAGGGAAGGTGGGTTCCCTGAGTGAAACTGTGGCCCAGCACAGTAACGCCGTGAAGAGCTCCAAGGACGAAGCAGGAGAGTACCGACGCCAGCTCCAGGCCCGGCTGCTGGAGATCGACGCCTGCAGAGGCCTCAACGGATCCCTGGAGAGACAGCTGCacgagatggaggagaagcagagtgCTGAGATAACTTCCATGCAG GACACCATTGGACATTTGGAAGGCGAGCTGAGGGGCACCAAGCAGGAAATGGGCCGCTACCTGAAGGATTACCAGGACCTTCTGAATGTCAAGATGGCGCTAGACATCGAGATTGCTGCATACAG GAAGCTGCTGGAAGGTGAGGAGTCCCGCTTCAGTGGAGGAGGTGCCGGGGGTGTGTCCTCTTACTACGGCCACTCTTTGTCGGTGCCCTCCTACTCCCGGCCCCTCCTCTCCAGCATGAGCTCTGGCCCCTCCTACCTGATGACATCCCGCCTGctcagctccagcttcagcacCAGCGAGGGGATCATCTCCGCCAGCCACGCCAAGCAAGCTGAGGCCAGCCCACctggcgaggaggaggaagaggaggaggaggccacagaggaggaggtaaaggaggaagaggaggcagaggaggaagacaagggagaagaaggaggagaggagaaagatgaggaaaaagaagagggaggagaggaggaaggagatcaaaagaaagaagatgaggaggaggctaCAGAAGTAGAGGACGAGGCTAAGGGTGACAAAGAGG gcggtgaagaggaggaggtgaccgACGCTGCtgaagaagagggggagacaaacaacaaagaaGACGGAGAGGAGAGTGAAGTCAAGGAAGAAGcacaagaggaggaaaaagccAACGGAGCCGAGGACAAAGAGCAGGATGCaaaagaagaa aaagaagagaaagaagagaaagaagagaaagaagagaaagaagagaaagaagagaaatccGATGCCAAGAAGGAAGAAAAAGCAGCTGCTCCCAAAACAGACGACAAAGCTGAagtcaaaaaggaaaaagtggCAGAAGAAAAGagcacaaaggagaagaagTAA
- the pgam2 gene encoding phosphoglycerate mutase 2, translating into MTTVHRLVIVRHGESVWNQENRFCGWFDADLSEKGMEEAKRGAQAIKDAGLKFDVCYTSVLKRAVKTLWTIMEGTDQMWLPVIRTWRLNERHYGGLTGLNKAETAEKHGEEQVKIWRRSFDTPPPPMDKEHSYHKIISESRRYKGLKPGELPLCESLKDTIARALPFWNDVIAPEIKAGKNVIIAAHGNSLRGIVKHLEGMSDAAIMELNLPTGIPIVYELDADLKPVKPMAFLGDEATVKKAMEAVAAQGKAKK; encoded by the exons ATGACTACTGTGCATCGTTTGGTTATCGTGCGCCACGGCGAGAGCGTCTGGAACCAGGAGAACCGCTTCTGCGGCTGGTTCGATGCCGACCTCAGTGAGAAGGGTATGGAGGAGGCCAAGCGCGGGGCCCAGGCCATCAAGGACGCAGGCCTCAAGTTCGATGTGTGCTACACCTCCGTGCTGAAGCGTGCAGTCAAGACCCTGTGGACCATCATGGAGGGCACGGACCAGATGTGGCTGCCGGTGATCCGCACCTGGCGTCTGAACGAACGCCACTACGGAGGCCTCACCGGCCTCAACAAGGCTGAGACGGCTGAAAAGCACGGAGAGGAGCAGGTGAAGATCTGGCGCCGTTCCTTTGACACTCCACCTCCACCCATGGACAAGGAGCACTCTTACCACAAAATCATCAGTGAG TCCCGGCGCTACAAGGGCTTGAAGCCCGGCGAGCTGCCCCTGTGCGAGTCGCTGAAGGACACCATCGCCCGGGCTCTGCCTTTCTGGAACGACGTCATCGCTCCCGAAATCAAAGCTGGGAAGAACGTTATCATCGCTGCCCATGGCAACAGTCTCCGTGGCATCGTCAAGCACTTAGAAG GTATGTCCGATGCAGCCATCATGGAGCTCAACCTGCCCACGGGAATCCCGATCGTGTACGAGCTGGACGCGGACCTGAAGCCCGTGAAGCCCATGGCGTTCCTCGGCGATGAGGCTACCGTAAAGAAGGCCATGGAGGCCGTGGCCGCTCAGGGCAAAGCCAAGAAGTAA